The proteins below come from a single Vibrio cyclitrophicus genomic window:
- a CDS encoding DUF1294 domain-containing protein → MLSSSIQIAITYMVLVVVSVLFVESSKALLAWYLVIGVVTFFVYAKDKRAAINGNWRVPEKTLHILSVAGGWLGALIAQDKLRHKTQKQPFRAIYWLTVSMNVAAFVWTLTPSGQALFGRWLSEIIGYL, encoded by the coding sequence ATGTTGTCTTCATCTATTCAAATCGCTATCACCTATATGGTGTTGGTGGTGGTGTCTGTGTTGTTTGTAGAAAGTTCGAAAGCGCTGTTGGCGTGGTATTTAGTTATCGGTGTGGTGACGTTTTTTGTATACGCAAAGGACAAGAGAGCAGCGATCAATGGTAATTGGCGTGTGCCTGAGAAAACCCTGCACATTTTGTCTGTTGCTGGTGGTTGGCTAGGGGCGTTAATCGCTCAAGATAAGCTGCGTCATAAAACGCAAAAACAACCGTTCAGAGCGATTTATTGGCTGACTGTGTCAATGAATGTAGCAGCGTTTGTGTGGACGTTAACACCGAGCGGGCAGGCGTTATTTGGTCGTTGGTTAAGTGAGATTATTGGGTATCTTTAA
- a CDS encoding alpha-amylase family protein, which translates to MYNQKYAIYQVFTRLFGNKNTQHVPWGTIEQNGVGKFNDFTDKALSEIRKLGITHIWYTGVPHHAVINDYKHIGISDNHPSVVKGRAGSPYAVKDYYSVNPDLAENPERRVEEFESLIKRSHNNGLKVILDIVPNHVARHYQGLNNPEGVSDFGAQDDTTLEYHRNNNFYYIPNSSFELPDIAPAFTPLGGEQHPNLRSPFIETPAKWTGNGSRLDKPNFDDWYETVKINYGVRPDGSKDFPELPSDYAQRNYMDHFRFWESVDVPSSWVKFRDIALFWLEKGVDGFRYDMAEMVPVEFWSYLNSSIKMENQDAFLMAEVYQPDLYRDYIHLGKMDYLYDKVDLYDGLKDIMQGKASTAIIPDIQHQMMDIEHHMLHFLDNHDEQRIASPEFVGNPHIAKPAMLVSALLSSSPTMIYFGQEVGEPGAEDAGFGQPSRTSIFDYIRVPQHQKWMNHGAFDGGLLNDNEKQLRHFYQKVMNFSLEHSSITGDYQDLHQSNNLNDSVYAFLRYDNQELTIVAANFSQDATESIHLKIPNDVVLKLKITDGNYLLDEHIEGVQRQKFTIEKGIGTFNIELKPLASLVWVLSLDE; encoded by the coding sequence ATGTACAACCAAAAGTACGCCATCTACCAAGTTTTTACGCGTTTATTCGGCAATAAAAACACCCAGCATGTTCCATGGGGCACAATCGAGCAAAATGGCGTCGGCAAGTTCAATGACTTTACCGACAAAGCGCTATCGGAAATCCGCAAACTCGGCATTACGCATATTTGGTATACCGGAGTGCCACATCACGCCGTCATCAATGATTACAAACACATCGGGATTTCAGACAATCACCCGAGCGTAGTAAAGGGACGCGCAGGCTCACCTTATGCAGTCAAAGACTATTACTCAGTGAACCCAGACCTCGCTGAGAACCCTGAACGCCGTGTAGAAGAATTTGAGTCACTAATCAAAAGGAGCCACAACAACGGTTTAAAAGTGATCCTCGATATCGTACCGAATCACGTTGCGCGTCATTATCAAGGCTTAAATAACCCAGAGGGAGTCAGTGACTTTGGCGCTCAAGATGACACAACACTCGAATATCACCGAAATAACAACTTTTATTACATTCCCAACAGCTCCTTTGAACTGCCAGATATAGCTCCTGCCTTTACCCCGCTTGGTGGTGAACAGCACCCTAACCTACGCTCTCCGTTTATCGAAACGCCCGCCAAATGGACAGGTAACGGCTCTCGCTTAGACAAGCCCAATTTCGATGATTGGTATGAAACGGTGAAAATCAATTACGGCGTGCGCCCTGACGGCTCAAAAGATTTCCCTGAACTGCCAAGTGACTATGCTCAGAGAAATTACATGGATCATTTCCGCTTCTGGGAATCTGTTGATGTACCTAGCTCTTGGGTTAAATTCCGAGACATCGCCTTGTTCTGGTTAGAAAAAGGCGTTGATGGGTTTCGCTACGATATGGCAGAGATGGTGCCCGTCGAGTTCTGGAGTTACCTCAACTCATCGATAAAGATGGAAAACCAAGATGCCTTTTTAATGGCAGAGGTTTATCAGCCGGACTTGTACCGCGACTATATTCACCTAGGAAAAATGGACTACCTGTACGATAAAGTTGACCTTTATGACGGTCTAAAAGACATCATGCAAGGCAAGGCTTCAACGGCAATCATCCCCGATATCCAACATCAGATGATGGATATTGAACATCACATGCTGCATTTCTTGGATAACCATGATGAGCAACGCATCGCTTCCCCAGAGTTTGTTGGCAATCCACATATCGCAAAGCCTGCAATGCTCGTCAGCGCATTATTAAGCAGTTCACCGACCATGATCTATTTTGGACAAGAAGTTGGCGAACCGGGAGCGGAAGATGCAGGCTTTGGACAACCCTCACGTACCTCTATATTCGATTACATCAGAGTCCCACAACATCAAAAATGGATGAATCACGGTGCATTCGATGGCGGATTATTAAACGACAACGAAAAGCAACTACGTCACTTCTATCAGAAGGTCATGAACTTTTCCCTTGAGCACTCTTCAATAACTGGTGATTATCAAGACTTACACCAGAGTAACAACTTGAATGATTCCGTTTACGCATTCCTGCGCTATGACAACCAAGAGCTCACCATTGTTGCCGCAAACTTCAGCCAGGACGCCACTGAGAGTATTCACTTGAAGATTCCAAACGATGTTGTCCTAAAGCTCAAAATAACTGATGGTAATTACTTGCTAGATGAACATATTGAAGGCGTTCAACGGCAAAAATTCACCATTGAAAAGGGCATTGGTACTTTTAATATCGAATTAAAGCCGCTCGCATCTTTGGTTTGGGTATTATCGTTAGATGAATAA